Proteins from one Phocoena sinus isolate mPhoSin1 chromosome 8, mPhoSin1.pri, whole genome shotgun sequence genomic window:
- the LOC116757688 gene encoding olfactory receptor 6M1-like — translation MRNQTSMIEFTLVSFPSVQELQILLFLILLLVYTLTITGNIVIISLIWTDNRLQTPMYFFLNNLTFWDILFTTTIASKLLACLLEEKKNIPFAGCVIQTYFYFFLGTVEFIFLEVMSFDLYVAICNPLCYTIIMNSRACLLLVLGCWEGAFPSVLCPTIVVSRLPYCTEEISHFFCDIAPLLQAACIDTHFIEMISCFLSSLVVLTSLVLTTVSYTYIISTILHIPSAQGCQKAFSTCTSHITVVSIAYRSNIFMYVRPSQSHSLEFDKVTAILTIMGTLLLNPFIYSLRNEKVKEVLRDAVNKILPFCTGNLESLFAKNVIFNSWTQCGVRHA, via the coding sequence ATGAGAAACCAGACTAGCATGATTGAATTCACCCTTGTCTCCTTTCCCTCTGTCCAGGAGCTTCAGATCTTGCTATTTCTCATTCTCCTGCTGGTTTATACACTCACTATAACAGGAAACattgttatcatttccttaatATGGACTGATAATCGTCTCCAAACACCAATGTACTTCTTCCTCAATAATTTGACATTTTGGGACATTTTATTCACAACTACTATTGCCTCAAAGTTGCTAGCTtgcctcttagaggaaaagaaaaacataccttTTGCTGGCTGCGTCATCCAAACatatttctacttctttctggGGACAGTGGAGTTTATCTTCTTGGAGGTGATGTCCTTTGACCTCTACGTGGCCATCTGTAACCCGCTGTGCTACACCATCATCATGAATAGCAGGGCCTGCCTCCTGTTAGTTCTGGGCTGCTGGGAGGGGGCTTTCCCGTCAGTGCTTTGCCCAACTATTGTGGTGTCCAGATTGCCATACTGCACTGAAGAAATTAGTCATTTCTTCTGTGACATCGCTCCTTTACTGCAGGCGGCCTGCATAGACACTCATTTCATTGAGATGATAAGCTGCTTCTTATCTTCCCTCGTGGTCCTGACCTCGCTGGTGCTCACCACCGTGTCCTACACCTACATCATTTCTACCATCCTGCACATCCCCTCGGCCCAAGGATGTCAGAAAGCCTTTTCCACCTGTACTTCTCACATCACTGTGGTCTCCATTGCCTACAGGAGCAACATCTTCATGTATGTGAGACCCAGCCAGAGTCATTCCCTGGAATTTGACAAAGTGACAGCTATCCTCACCATAATGGGGACCCTTCTTCTGAACCCCTTCATTTATAGTCTAAGGAATGAAAAGGTAAAGGAAGTGTTGAGAGATGCAGTCAACAAAATTTTGCCCTTTTGCACAGGAAACCTTGAAAGTTTGTTTGCTAAGAATGTCATTTTCAACTCTTGGACACAATGTGGAGTAAGGCATGCTTGA
- the LOC116757689 gene encoding LOW QUALITY PROTEIN: olfactory receptor 6M1-like (The sequence of the model RefSeq protein was modified relative to this genomic sequence to represent the inferred CDS: inserted 1 base in 1 codon), producing MLWDKEDFQIVEVFDGCWGGKVAVGNCLTVTEFTLTAFPALLELRISLFVALLLAYTLTAMENIIIISLIWTDNHLQTPMYFFLSNLSFLDILYTTVITPKLLACLLGEKKNMSFAGCITQTYFYFFLGTVEFILLAVMSFDCYGAICNPLRYTIIMNSRACLLMTLGCWLGAFLPVLVPTIVVTRLLYCSKEINHXFCDIAPLLQVACIDTRLTEKVNFLLSALVILSSLAFTTGSYVYIISTILHIPSAQGRQKAFSTCASHITIVSIAYGSNIFVYVRLNQNQSLDFDKAATVLITVVTPLLNPFIYSLRNEKVKEVLREAMNRIASLVLRKT from the exons ATGTTGTGGGACAAAGAGGATTTCCAGATCGTAGAGGTGTTTGACGGCTGTTGGGGTGGAAAAG TGGCCGTGGGGAATTGCCTCACGGTGACTGAGTTCACCCTGACTGCCTTCCCAGCCCTCCTGGAGCTTCGAATATCCCTCTTTGTGGCTCTCTTGTTGGCTTATACACTAACAGCAATGGAAAACATTATCATCATCTCCCTAATATGGACTGATAATCACCTACAAACCCCAATGTACTTTTTCCTCAGTAATTTGTcctttctggatattttatacACCACTGTCATTACCCCAAAGTTGCTAGCCTGCCTCctaggagagaagaaaaacatgtcCTTTGCTGGCTGCATCACTCAAACatatttctacttctttctggGAACCGTGGAGTTTATCCTCTTGGCAGTGATGTCCTTTGACTGCTACGGGGCCATCTGTAACCCACTGCGCTACACCATCATCATGAACAGCAGGGCTTGCCTCCTGATGACTCTGGGCTGTTGGTTGGGAGCCTTCCTACCCGTGTTGGTACCAACCATAGTAGTGACAAGGCTACTCTACTGTAGCAAAGAAATTAATC TTTTCTGTGACATTGCCCCCCTTCTACAGGTGGCCTGTATAGATACTCGTCTCACTGAGAAAGTAAACTTTCTCCTATCTGCCCTTGTCATCCTGAGCTCCCTGGCATTCACTACTGGATCCTACGTCTACATCATTTCTACCATCCTGCACATCCCCTCAGCCCAAGGCCGTCAAAAAGCTTTTTCCACCTGTGCTTCCCACATCACCATCGTTTCCATTGCTTATGGGAGCAACATCTTTGTGTACGTGAGACTCAATCAGAACCAATCCCTGGATTTTGACAAGGCAGCCACTGTCCTCATTACCGTAGTGACCCCTCTTCTGAACCCTTTTATTTATAGCTTGAggaatgaaaaagtgaaagaagtgTTGAGAGAGGCAATGAACAGAATCGCGTCCCTGGTACTAAGGAAAACCTGA